One stretch of Pedobacter riviphilus DNA includes these proteins:
- a CDS encoding Gfo/Idh/MocA family oxidoreductase, translating into MKKPINQQDRRDFLKATAMLAGGAMLSSIPLAGAYASGSDTIKIALIGCGDRGTGAAFQALSTKFNIKLVAMADAFQDRLDSSYQSLSSKFAAKMDVPKERQFVGFDAYLKAIPLADVVLLTTPPGFRPIHFEEAVKQNKQIFMEKPVAVDAPGIRKVLAAAEEAKKKKLNVVVGLQRRYQTNYRESMKRINDGAIGDIMSGQVYWNSGGVWVRPRKPNQTEMEYQMRNWYYFNWLCGDHIVEQHVHNIDIANWIKNGHPVSVQGTGSRAWRTGKDYGEIYDNHSIELTYADGAVIHSQCRHFEGTANRVDESFQGTKGKIYLSGSNQAIMKDYSGKELYNHNTKGNANPYQTEHDELFDAVSKGEYKFSNVDYAATSTFSAIIGRFATYSGQTIKWDEALASNISLMPERFAWDANPRLMPDENGLYPIARPGQTKVI; encoded by the coding sequence ATGAAAAAACCAATTAACCAACAAGATCGTCGCGATTTTTTAAAAGCAACAGCCATGCTGGCCGGCGGGGCCATGTTAAGCAGCATTCCGCTGGCAGGAGCATATGCATCCGGATCGGATACAATTAAAATTGCCTTAATAGGCTGTGGCGATCGTGGTACAGGAGCAGCTTTCCAGGCACTAAGTACCAAATTTAACATTAAACTGGTAGCCATGGCCGATGCTTTTCAAGATCGTTTAGATAGCAGTTACCAATCATTAAGTTCGAAATTTGCGGCAAAAATGGATGTTCCAAAAGAACGCCAATTTGTAGGTTTCGATGCTTACTTAAAAGCCATTCCATTAGCCGATGTAGTGTTGTTAACCACGCCTCCAGGCTTCCGTCCTATCCATTTCGAAGAAGCGGTTAAACAGAATAAACAAATTTTCATGGAAAAACCTGTTGCTGTAGATGCACCGGGCATTAGAAAGGTATTGGCCGCAGCCGAAGAAGCTAAAAAGAAAAAATTAAACGTTGTAGTAGGTTTACAGCGCCGCTACCAGACCAACTATCGCGAGTCGATGAAACGCATTAACGATGGTGCTATTGGCGATATCATGTCTGGCCAGGTATACTGGAATAGCGGTGGCGTGTGGGTACGTCCGCGTAAACCAAACCAAACAGAAATGGAATACCAAATGAGAAACTGGTATTATTTCAACTGGTTATGCGGCGATCATATTGTAGAGCAGCATGTGCATAATATCGATATTGCCAATTGGATAAAAAACGGACATCCTGTTTCGGTACAGGGAACGGGTAGCCGTGCCTGGAGAACGGGAAAAGATTATGGAGAGATTTATGATAACCACTCCATCGAATTAACTTATGCAGATGGCGCAGTAATCCATAGTCAGTGCCGCCATTTCGAAGGCACTGCTAACCGCGTGGATGAATCCTTTCAAGGCACCAAAGGTAAAATTTATCTTTCAGGCAGCAACCAGGCCATTATGAAAGATTATAGTGGTAAAGAACTATATAACCACAATACCAAAGGAAACGCAAATCCATACCAAACAGAGCACGACGAACTGTTCGATGCGGTTTCTAAAGGAGAATATAAATTCAGTAATGTAGACTATGCTGCAACCAGTACATTTTCGGCAATTATTGGTCGTTTTGCTACTTATTCTGGTCAAACCATTAAATGGGATGAGGCTTTAGCTTCGAACATCAGCTTAATGCCTGAACGTTTCGCATGGGATGCTAACCCAAGGTTAATGCCTGATGAAAATGGCTTATACCCTATCGCCAGACCGGGACAAACAAAAGTGATATAA